The following are encoded in a window of Ferribacterium limneticum genomic DNA:
- the aceK gene encoding bifunctional isocitrate dehydrogenase kinase/phosphatase: protein MKISVGLYGTNAHQIALAMIQGFNKHYTLFRLTSREAKSRFEQCDWLGVHKAVRERIRFYDDRVDECVERLRNEFDAQGIDDTTWQQVKLLYIGLLLNHKQPELAETFFNSVTTKILHRNYFHNDFIFVRPSISTENIEGDDTQTYRSYYAKENGLRGAIHAIIGDFNWHRPFADLERDVDHVYDAVCRHLNGMPRREVNFQIQVLGSAFYRNKAAYIIGKAINGANEYPFAIPVLHDEKGQLFIDTILLDAWRIGLLFSLSRAYFMVDMEVPSGYVQFLRSILPAKPRSELYIMLGLGKQGKTMFFRDFIYHLHHSEDQFIMAPGIRGMVMLVFTLPSYPYVFKIIKDVFGPSKNMDRATVKRKFMMVKQVDRVGRMADTLEFSNVLFPLKRFNDEVLAELQTLAPSCFEVDGDQLIIKHLYIERRMEPLNIHLDRMERANNIEGLEHAIREYGSAIREMAQANVFPGDMLWKNFGVTRFGRVVFYDYDEIEYMTDCNFRKIPPAPDFETEMSGEVWYAVARNDIFPEEFSTFLLASPTLRKIFNKYHADLLSPKFWQDSQQKIRDGHVEDFFPYPQELRFCNATSLSD, encoded by the coding sequence ATGAAGATTTCGGTCGGCCTCTATGGCACCAATGCGCACCAGATCGCGCTGGCCATGATTCAGGGATTCAACAAGCACTACACGCTGTTTCGCCTGACCAGCCGCGAAGCCAAGTCGCGTTTTGAGCAATGCGACTGGCTCGGCGTACACAAGGCTGTCCGTGAACGCATCCGTTTCTACGATGACCGTGTCGACGAGTGCGTCGAGCGCCTGCGCAACGAATTCGATGCCCAGGGCATCGATGACACAACGTGGCAGCAGGTCAAACTGCTCTACATCGGGCTGCTCCTCAACCACAAGCAGCCGGAGCTGGCCGAGACTTTCTTCAATTCGGTGACGACGAAGATCCTGCACCGCAACTATTTCCACAACGATTTCATTTTCGTCCGACCGAGCATCTCGACCGAAAACATCGAGGGCGACGATACCCAGACCTACCGCAGCTACTACGCCAAAGAAAACGGCCTGCGCGGCGCCATCCACGCCATCATCGGCGATTTCAACTGGCATCGCCCCTTTGCCGACCTCGAACGCGACGTTGACCATGTCTACGATGCAGTGTGCCGCCACCTCAACGGCATGCCCCGACGCGAAGTCAATTTCCAGATCCAGGTGCTCGGCTCGGCCTTCTACCGCAACAAGGCGGCCTACATCATCGGCAAGGCAATCAATGGCGCGAACGAATATCCGTTCGCCATCCCCGTGCTGCACGACGAAAAAGGCCAGCTCTTCATCGACACCATCCTGCTCGATGCCTGGCGGATCGGCCTGCTCTTTTCACTATCGCGCGCCTACTTCATGGTCGACATGGAAGTTCCGTCCGGCTACGTCCAGTTCCTGCGCTCCATCCTGCCTGCCAAGCCGCGCTCCGAGCTCTACATCATGCTCGGCCTCGGCAAGCAGGGCAAAACCATGTTTTTCCGCGACTTCATCTATCACCTGCACCATTCGGAAGACCAGTTCATCATGGCCCCCGGCATTCGCGGCATGGTCATGCTGGTCTTCACGCTGCCGTCCTATCCCTACGTCTTCAAGATCATCAAGGATGTCTTTGGCCCGTCGAAAAACATGGATCGGGCCACGGTCAAGCGCAAGTTCATGATGGTCAAGCAGGTCGACCGCGTCGGTCGCATGGCCGATACGCTGGAGTTCTCCAATGTGCTGTTCCCGCTCAAGCGTTTCAACGACGAAGTCCTGGCCGAGTTGCAAACGCTGGCGCCGTCCTGTTTCGAAGTCGATGGCGATCAGCTCATCATCAAGCATCTCTATATCGAACGCCGGATGGAACCGCTCAACATCCACCTCGACCGCATGGAGCGCGCCAACAACATCGAAGGCCTCGAACACGCCATCCGGGAATACGGCAGCGCCATCCGCGAAATGGCCCAGGCCAATGTATTCCCGGGTGACATGCTGTGGAAGAATTTCGGCGTTACCCGCTTCGGCCGAGTGGTGTTCTACGACTACGACGAAATCGAATACATGACCGACTGCAATTTCCGCAAGATTCCGCCGGCCCCCGACTTCGAAACCGAGATGTCGGGCGAGGTCTGGTACGCGGTAGCCAGGAACGATATCTTCCCCGAGGAGTTCAGCACTTTCCTGCTCGCCTCGCCAACCCTGCGCAAAATATTCAACAAATATCATGCCGATCTGCTATCGCCAAAATTCTGGCAAGATTCACAACAGAAAATTCGGGATGGGCATGTTGAAGATTTTTTCCCATACCCGCAGGAACTTCGTTTTTGCAACGCCACGTCACTAAGCGACTGA
- a CDS encoding NAD(P) transhydrogenase subunit alpha yields MPITISVVSERAPGESRVALVPETAKKFAALGAKLCMEQSAGTESHFLDSDYADVTLVDGIAEAYGPAQLILRVTPPSPEEIAALPEGSVLIGLLKPFEDKARLAALNAKKITAFSLELLPRISRAQSMDALSSQGACAGYQCGLIAAARCTKFFPMLTTAAGTIRPARVLVIGAGVAGLQAIATCKRLGAMVEAYDVRSAAREQIESLGAKFVDTGVSADGSGGYARDLTAEEKAQQTEKLAKAVAMSDVVITTAAIPGKKAPIIITTDMIARMKYGAIIVDMAAESGGNCALTQPGEHVIANDVNIHGPLNLPSRMPTHASELYAKNLYNFISPWIKDGELNFDWSDDVVAGTLLCRDGVTVHSVVKQVMGEA; encoded by the coding sequence ATGCCAATAACTATATCGGTCGTCAGCGAGCGCGCCCCCGGCGAAAGCCGGGTCGCCCTCGTTCCCGAGACTGCCAAGAAATTTGCCGCCCTCGGCGCCAAGCTTTGCATGGAGCAAAGCGCCGGCACCGAAAGTCACTTTCTCGACTCTGACTATGCGGATGTCACGCTAGTCGACGGCATTGCCGAAGCCTACGGTCCGGCTCAACTCATCCTCCGCGTCACGCCGCCGAGCCCGGAAGAGATTGCCGCTTTGCCCGAAGGCTCGGTCCTCATCGGCCTCCTCAAGCCCTTCGAAGACAAGGCCCGCCTTGCCGCCTTGAATGCCAAGAAGATCACCGCCTTCTCCCTTGAGCTGCTGCCGCGCATCTCGCGCGCCCAGAGCATGGATGCGCTCTCGTCGCAAGGCGCCTGCGCCGGCTACCAGTGCGGCCTGATCGCTGCCGCCCGGTGCACCAAATTCTTCCCGATGCTGACCACCGCCGCCGGCACCATCCGGCCGGCGCGGGTGCTCGTCATCGGGGCCGGCGTCGCCGGCCTGCAAGCCATCGCCACCTGCAAGCGCCTCGGCGCCATGGTCGAAGCCTACGACGTCCGTTCCGCCGCCCGCGAGCAAATCGAATCGCTCGGCGCCAAGTTCGTCGACACCGGCGTCTCCGCCGACGGCAGCGGCGGCTACGCCCGTGACCTCACCGCCGAAGAGAAGGCCCAGCAAACCGAGAAACTGGCCAAAGCTGTCGCCATGTCGGATGTGGTCATCACTACCGCCGCCATCCCCGGCAAGAAGGCCCCGATCATCATCACCACCGACATGATCGCCCGCATGAAATACGGCGCCATCATCGTCGACATGGCGGCCGAATCCGGCGGCAACTGTGCCCTGACCCAGCCCGGCGAACACGTCATCGCCAACGACGTGAACATCCATGGCCCACTGAACCTGCCCTCACGCATGCCGACCCACGCCTCCGAGCTCTACGCCAAAAATCTCTACAACTTCATTTCGCCGTGGATCAAGGACGGCGAACTCAATTTCGACTGGAGCGACGACGTCGTCGCCGGCACGCTGCTCTGCAGGGACGGCGTCACCGTTCATAGCGTGGTCAAACAAGTCATGGGAGAAGCGTAA
- a CDS encoding NAD(P) transhydrogenase subunit alpha: MDGLLALYIFMLAAFTGYEIIAKVPVILHTPLMSGSNFIHGVVVVGAMLMLGTADTPVQQAIGFFAVALGAANAAGGYVVTERMLAMFKKKEG; the protein is encoded by the coding sequence ATGGACGGTTTGCTCGCGCTCTACATCTTCATGCTCGCCGCCTTCACCGGCTACGAGATCATCGCCAAGGTGCCGGTCATCCTGCACACGCCGCTGATGTCCGGCTCCAACTTCATCCACGGGGTCGTGGTGGTCGGCGCCATGCTCATGCTCGGCACGGCTGACACCCCCGTCCAGCAAGCCATCGGCTTCTTTGCCGTCGCCCTCGGTGCGGCCAATGCGGCCGGCGGTTATGTCGTGACCGAACGCATGCTCGCCATGTTCAAGAAGAAGGAAGGCTGA
- a CDS encoding NAD(P)(+) transhydrogenase (Re/Si-specific) subunit beta yields MTLPVYVQGAWFLGAALFIFGLKGMSSPASARKGIIIAGYGMLVAIAATFLIPGLQNLALMALALALGGSAAWISGKKVKMTDMPQMVAIYNGMGGGAAAAIAAIEFAKGDAHSLATTVLAVIGALIGAVSFTGSCVAWAKLQGVLKKAHRLPAQNAVNVILALIAIGLGGAMVAMAPAQPELIFAFFAVALVLGLIVTLPIGGADMPVVISLFNAFTGLAVGFEGYVLGNPALIIAGIVVGAAGTLLTQLMAKAMNRPISNILFTPMVASGPGEAISGSMKELSGLDAAAMMRYASKVIIVPGYGMAVAHAQHKVWEMTSILEEAGVEVKFAIHPVAGRMPGHMNVLLAEAGVPYDKIFDLEEINGEFGQADVALIIGANDVVNPSARTDKASPIYGMPILNADMAQNVIVIKRGKGTGYSGVENALFYTDNCRMLYGDAQPMAGEIIQHLKAMG; encoded by the coding sequence ATGACGCTGCCTGTTTACGTTCAAGGCGCCTGGTTCCTCGGCGCTGCATTGTTCATCTTCGGCCTCAAGGGCATGAGCTCGCCGGCCAGTGCTCGCAAGGGCATCATCATCGCCGGCTACGGCATGCTCGTCGCCATTGCTGCCACCTTCCTCATCCCCGGCCTGCAGAACCTCGCCCTCATGGCTCTAGCCCTGGCCCTCGGTGGCTCGGCCGCCTGGATTTCCGGCAAGAAGGTCAAAATGACCGACATGCCGCAGATGGTCGCCATCTACAACGGCATGGGCGGCGGTGCCGCCGCCGCCATCGCCGCCATCGAATTCGCCAAGGGCGACGCCCATAGTCTGGCGACGACGGTGCTGGCTGTTATTGGTGCGCTGATCGGCGCGGTGTCTTTCACCGGCTCCTGCGTCGCCTGGGCCAAGCTGCAGGGTGTGCTCAAGAAAGCCCATCGCCTGCCAGCCCAGAATGCAGTCAATGTCATTCTCGCCCTGATCGCCATTGGCCTCGGTGGCGCCATGGTCGCCATGGCCCCGGCCCAGCCCGAGCTGATCTTCGCCTTCTTCGCCGTGGCGCTGGTCCTCGGCCTGATCGTCACCCTGCCCATCGGCGGCGCTGACATGCCGGTGGTGATTTCGCTGTTCAATGCATTCACCGGTCTGGCCGTTGGCTTCGAAGGCTATGTGCTCGGTAACCCGGCGCTGATCATCGCCGGTATCGTCGTCGGGGCAGCCGGCACCTTGCTCACCCAGCTCATGGCCAAGGCCATGAACCGGCCGATCTCCAATATCCTGTTCACACCGATGGTGGCCAGCGGTCCGGGCGAAGCGATCAGCGGCAGCATGAAGGAACTCTCCGGTCTCGATGCGGCGGCGATGATGCGCTACGCCTCCAAGGTCATCATCGTGCCGGGTTACGGCATGGCCGTCGCCCATGCCCAGCACAAGGTCTGGGAAATGACCTCGATCCTCGAAGAGGCCGGGGTCGAGGTAAAGTTCGCCATCCACCCGGTGGCCGGACGGATGCCGGGGCACATGAACGTCCTGCTGGCCGAGGCCGGGGTGCCGTACGACAAGATCTTTGACCTTGAGGAAATCAACGGCGAGTTCGGTCAGGCTGATGTGGCGCTGATCATCGGGGCCAACGATGTGGTCAATCCGAGTGCCCGGACCGACAAGGCCAGCCCGATTTACGGCATGCCGATTTTGAATGCCGACATGGCGCAGAACGTCATCGTCATCAAGCGCGGCAAGGGTACCGGTTACTCCGGGGTCGAGAACGCGCTGTTCTACACCGACAACTGCCGGATGCTTTATGGCGATGCGCAACCGATGGCTGGCGAGATCATCCAGCACCTCAAGGCGATGGGGTAA
- a CDS encoding methyl-accepting chemotaxis protein, protein MKRIDDLLIWLAAAACLGLWLWSLAVGPVSPHFLLALAVLLAGTILFSYGERRRWKDKQLSYVTELKNVMSEYQVLSDEAMAHAEMQFTSLENDMREAQEIIRTSVSKLSGSLTGLESQSSDQRQILRSLIDQMLNMTGNNTMAREQVSLQRFFDETNTLIAEFIGKMSHLQETSKGIATSFDEMQERVSRITGSLNDIAGITKQTDLLALNAAIEAARAGEAGRGFAVVADEVRNLAARTGEFNVDIRKSLTDIMNSLQDVGGRVAAATHIDMSIADKSRAALQELGGELMELTGKAREHSDHITAITEQMHEMTQEGVMAMQFEDIVTQMMSRISQRTTNVGEYMHAFLALQHDNETDGLQRFRSRSQKLVGLLVNSHVQGDAMKANSAGLHAKNSSNGDIELF, encoded by the coding sequence ATGAAGCGTATTGATGATCTGTTGATCTGGCTGGCGGCGGCAGCCTGCCTTGGACTCTGGCTGTGGTCGCTGGCTGTCGGCCCGGTTTCGCCGCACTTCCTGCTGGCACTGGCGGTACTGCTGGCCGGAACCATCCTTTTTTCCTATGGCGAACGGCGGCGCTGGAAGGACAAGCAACTGTCCTACGTTACCGAACTCAAGAACGTCATGTCGGAATACCAGGTGCTCTCCGACGAAGCGATGGCCCATGCTGAAATGCAATTCACCTCGCTCGAGAACGACATGCGGGAAGCCCAGGAAATCATCCGGACTTCAGTCAGCAAGCTTTCCGGCAGCCTGACCGGACTCGAATCGCAATCCTCCGACCAGCGCCAGATCCTGCGCTCGCTGATCGACCAGATGCTGAACATGACCGGCAACAACACCATGGCCCGGGAGCAGGTCAGCCTGCAACGCTTCTTCGACGAAACGAATACGCTGATCGCCGAATTCATCGGCAAGATGTCCCATCTGCAAGAAACCAGCAAAGGCATTGCCACCAGCTTTGACGAAATGCAGGAACGTGTTTCGCGCATTACCGGCTCGCTCAACGACATTGCCGGCATTACCAAACAGACCGACCTGCTGGCGCTCAATGCTGCCATCGAAGCCGCAAGGGCTGGCGAAGCCGGCCGCGGCTTTGCCGTGGTGGCCGACGAAGTGCGCAATCTGGCAGCACGCACCGGCGAATTCAATGTCGATATCCGCAAGTCGCTGACCGACATCATGAATTCGCTGCAGGACGTTGGCGGAAGGGTCGCCGCAGCGACCCACATCGACATGAGCATTGCCGACAAATCGCGCGCCGCGCTGCAGGAACTGGGCGGCGAGTTGATGGAACTGACCGGCAAGGCGCGCGAACATTCCGACCACATTACCGCCATCACCGAACAGATGCATGAAATGACGCAGGAAGGCGTCATGGCCATGCAGTTCGAGGACATCGTGACGCAGATGATGTCGCGCATCAGCCAGCGGACGACCAACGTCGGCGAGTACATGCACGCCTTCCTGGCCCTGCAGCACGACAACGAAACCGACGGCCTGCAACGCTTCCGCTCGCGCAGCCAGAAACTGGTCGGATTGCTGGTCAACTCGCACGTCCAGGGCGATGCGATGAAGGCCAACAGTGCCGGACTGCACGCCAAGAACAGCAGCAACGGCGATATCGAGCTGTTCTGA
- a CDS encoding YeeE/YedE family protein: MELTSLIETLGEKTAVTLAGLTIGIFFGIFAQRSRFCLRSAVVEFWNRDGCSKLAVWLFAFSAAVIATQFFITQGWLNVSQARQLAAKGSLSGALVGGLLFGVGMILARGCSSRMLVLAANGNLRALLAGLIFAVAAQASLNGLLSPLRTSISGWLTIDGGTARDLLAFLHLGNLGGLLFGLAWLAAAIHFARRAHLARREWLGGSGVGLMVALAWLVTYQVGTQSFEIIPVQSLSFTGPSADMLMLVLSPPGQPWDFNIGLVPGVVLGSFLAALWGKELKLEGFKDGHSMRRYMAGAICMGFGGMLAGGCAVGAGVSGAAIFALTAWISLIGMWIGAGVADRLIDRPAKQSTTECAGSTPATSP, from the coding sequence ATGGAATTGACCAGCCTGATCGAAACCCTGGGCGAGAAGACCGCCGTCACGCTGGCCGGCCTGACCATTGGCATCTTTTTTGGCATTTTTGCCCAGCGCTCGCGTTTCTGCCTGCGTTCCGCCGTTGTCGAATTCTGGAACCGTGACGGTTGCAGCAAGCTCGCCGTCTGGCTTTTCGCCTTTTCCGCTGCCGTCATCGCCACCCAGTTTTTCATCACCCAGGGCTGGCTCAATGTCTCGCAGGCCCGCCAACTGGCCGCCAAAGGCAGCCTGTCCGGCGCACTGGTCGGCGGTCTGCTTTTCGGCGTCGGCATGATCCTCGCCCGCGGCTGCTCGTCGCGCATGCTGGTACTGGCCGCCAACGGCAACCTGCGCGCTCTGCTCGCCGGGCTGATTTTCGCCGTCGCCGCCCAGGCCTCGCTGAACGGCCTGCTCTCGCCCCTACGCACCTCGATTTCCGGCTGGCTGACCATCGACGGCGGCACCGCCCGCGACCTGCTTGCCTTCCTCCACCTCGGTAATCTCGGCGGCCTGCTCTTTGGTCTCGCCTGGCTCGCCGCAGCGATCCACTTCGCCCGCCGTGCCCACCTCGCCCGGCGCGAATGGCTGGGCGGCAGCGGCGTCGGCCTGATGGTCGCGCTGGCCTGGCTGGTCACCTATCAGGTTGGCACCCAATCCTTCGAAATTATCCCCGTACAAAGCCTGAGCTTCACCGGCCCGTCGGCCGACATGCTCATGCTGGTCCTCTCCCCGCCCGGCCAGCCATGGGATTTCAACATCGGTCTGGTCCCCGGCGTTGTCCTCGGCTCCTTCCTCGCCGCCCTCTGGGGCAAGGAATTGAAGCTCGAAGGCTTCAAGGACGGCCACAGCATGCGGCGCTACATGGCCGGCGCCATCTGCATGGGTTTCGGCGGCATGCTGGCCGGCGGGTGCGCCGTCGGTGCCGGCGTTTCGGGCGCAGCGATTTTTGCCCTGACGGCGTGGATTTCGCTGATCGGCATGTGGATCGGCGCCGGAGTGGCCGACCGCCTCATCGACCGACCGGCCAAACAGTCGACAACGGAGTGTGCCGGCAGCACGCCGGCAACCTCGCCGTAA
- a CDS encoding tRNA nucleotidyltransferase has protein sequence MSENSQALLDSLSLDPRLSLFAVAAGATMVGGELGDDTLDDMAAQVASGALAELDARLVWPLLAEGLMGAQPSRMLAALTACGALERLLPEFTALFGRFQTGFDGEPVDIGRHQGRVLDIAAAGNAPLRVRLAALLCNLGKADSPPQHLPSHYRHIDRCLPRIRNVCARFGIAAELEDFAILVAMELERVHRATRMRAGSMTALLERVAAFADPARFEDLLTVCACDYFAYPGNTTPTYPKAALLKQALAACLALPETDEDEATTRHEQRAMAVASALRSGTDHEL, from the coding sequence ATGTCAGAAAACTCACAAGCCTTGCTCGATTCGCTGTCGCTCGACCCACGACTGTCCCTGTTCGCCGTGGCGGCCGGGGCGACCATGGTCGGCGGCGAACTTGGCGATGACACGCTCGACGACATGGCCGCGCAGGTCGCCAGCGGCGCCCTGGCCGAGCTCGATGCGCGACTCGTCTGGCCATTGCTGGCCGAAGGCCTGATGGGCGCCCAGCCCTCGCGCATGCTGGCGGCGCTGACCGCCTGTGGCGCACTGGAACGCCTGCTGCCCGAATTCACCGCGCTGTTTGGCCGCTTCCAGACCGGCTTCGATGGCGAGCCGGTCGATATCGGGCGCCACCAGGGTCGGGTACTCGACATCGCCGCAGCAGGCAACGCGCCGCTGCGCGTCCGGCTGGCCGCGCTGCTCTGCAATCTCGGCAAAGCCGATTCGCCGCCGCAGCATCTGCCTTCGCACTACCGCCACATCGACCGCTGCCTGCCGCGCATCCGCAACGTCTGCGCCCGTTTCGGCATCGCCGCCGAGCTTGAGGACTTCGCCATCCTGGTCGCCATGGAACTGGAGCGCGTGCATCGCGCGACCCGCATGCGCGCCGGCTCGATGACCGCGCTGCTCGAACGCGTCGCTGCCTTTGCCGATCCGGCGCGCTTCGAGGATCTGCTGACGGTCTGCGCCTGCGACTATTTTGCCTACCCCGGCAACACCACGCCGACTTATCCGAAAGCCGCGCTGCTCAAGCAAGCGCTGGCCGCCTGCCTGGCGCTTCCCGAAACCGACGAGGACGAGGCCACCACGCGGCACGAACAGCGTGCCATGGCCGTCGCGAGCGCCTTGCGCTCCGGCACCGACCACGAACTTTGA
- a CDS encoding NifB/NifX family molybdenum-iron cluster-binding protein gives MTTAPLSPDCLIAVATKTGQQIDLHFGHADDFAIYAVRNGTVAFLEKRQVEHYCQGGHGDEDKREVILRALADCRALFVARIGGGPGTRLREAGIEPVDDYPYGAPEASIIAWLASQNG, from the coding sequence ATGACAACCGCCCCCCTCTCCCCCGATTGCCTGATCGCCGTGGCCACCAAGACCGGCCAGCAGATCGACCTGCACTTCGGCCACGCCGACGACTTTGCCATCTACGCCGTGCGCAACGGCACGGTGGCCTTCCTCGAAAAGCGCCAGGTCGAGCATTACTGCCAGGGCGGCCATGGTGACGAGGACAAACGCGAAGTCATCCTGCGTGCCCTCGCCGACTGCCGGGCCCTGTTCGTTGCCCGCATCGGCGGCGGCCCCGGCACCCGGCTGCGCGAAGCGGGCATCGAGCCGGTGGACGATTACCCCTACGGCGCCCCGGAAGCCTCGATTATCGCCTGGCTGGCCAGCCAAAACGGGTGA
- a CDS encoding rhodanese-like domain-containing protein, translating into MKLLPKLFAVAALALATQTFAADWAPGSTDWDKLPDVKKSKVGLYLTPQQAYDMKKANPKGVAFFDVRTRAEAMYVGWPSDADALVPYVEHPELMSDWDDKRHMYKLEPNQDFVPELERRLKEMGLGKDATIILVCRSGDRSSKAQDRLQMAGYTKVYGIAEGVEGDTAKDGPKAGQRVVNGWKNAGLPWTYKLDKAKMYFPR; encoded by the coding sequence ATGAAACTCCTGCCGAAACTATTTGCTGTCGCCGCGCTGGCCCTGGCCACGCAAACCTTCGCCGCCGACTGGGCGCCGGGTAGCACCGACTGGGACAAGCTGCCCGATGTCAAGAAGTCCAAGGTCGGCCTCTACCTGACGCCGCAGCAGGCTTACGACATGAAGAAGGCCAACCCGAAAGGCGTCGCCTTCTTCGATGTCCGGACTCGGGCCGAGGCGATGTACGTCGGCTGGCCGAGCGATGCCGATGCGCTTGTCCCCTACGTCGAGCATCCCGAGTTGATGAGCGACTGGGACGACAAGCGCCACATGTACAAGCTCGAGCCGAACCAGGACTTTGTGCCGGAACTGGAGCGTCGCCTGAAGGAAATGGGGCTGGGCAAGGACGCCACGATAATCCTCGTCTGCCGTTCCGGCGACCGCAGCTCGAAGGCCCAGGATCGCCTGCAAATGGCCGGTTACACCAAGGTCTACGGCATCGCTGAAGGGGTCGAGGGCGATACCGCCAAGGATGGTCCGAAAGCCGGGCAGCGCGTGGTCAATGGCTGGAAGAACGCCGGCCTGCCGTGGACCTACAAGCTGGACAAGGCGAAGATGTACTTTCCGCGCTGA
- the soxB gene encoding thiosulfohydrolase SoxB, whose amino-acid sequence MSMNRREFLQVMAVAAAGGMSLHSELAQAEKGAAKLYDLPKFGNVSLLHITDCHAQLLPIYFREPNVNLGFGDQFGKVPHLVGANLLKHFGFKPNSLEAHAYTYLNFEKAAETYGKVGGFAHLATLVKRMKANRPGALLLDGGDTWQGSGTALWTNAQDMVDACKALGVNVMTLHWESTYGEARVKEIEEKDFAGQIDIVAQNVKTTDFGDAVFKPFVMKKMNGVPVAIIGQAFPYTPIANPRWQTPNWSFGIQEDNMQKTVDEARAAGAQVVVVLSHNGMDVDLKMASRVKGIDAILGGHTHDGMPAPVVVKNAGGQTLVTNAGSNGKYLGVLDFDVKNGKIADFRYKLLPVFANLLPADKDMQALIDKARAPYLSKLNEKLAVSEGLLYRRGNFSGTFDQVILDALMKVKDAEIAFSPGFRWGTSLLPGQPILMEHVLDQTAITYPWTTVTNMSGEMIKTVLEDVCDNLFNPDPYYQQGGDMVRVGGLQWTCDPTAKMGNRIQNMMLKGKLIDPAKTYKVAGWAPVSEEAKNAGEPIWDVVAKYLRDIKTVKPVNLNLPTLKAVANNPGIA is encoded by the coding sequence ATGAGCATGAATCGTCGGGAATTTCTTCAGGTCATGGCCGTCGCGGCGGCCGGTGGCATGTCATTGCACAGTGAATTGGCGCAGGCCGAAAAGGGTGCTGCCAAGCTGTATGACTTGCCCAAATTCGGCAACGTCAGCCTGCTGCACATCACCGACTGTCATGCCCAGTTACTGCCCATCTACTTCCGCGAGCCAAACGTCAATCTCGGCTTTGGTGACCAGTTCGGCAAGGTGCCGCACCTCGTTGGCGCCAACCTGCTCAAACACTTCGGTTTCAAGCCGAACAGCCTGGAAGCGCACGCCTACACCTATCTGAATTTCGAAAAAGCCGCAGAGACCTACGGCAAGGTCGGCGGCTTTGCCCACCTGGCGACGCTGGTCAAGCGCATGAAAGCCAATCGCCCCGGCGCCCTGCTGCTTGACGGTGGCGACACCTGGCAGGGTTCCGGCACGGCGCTGTGGACCAACGCCCAGGACATGGTCGACGCCTGCAAGGCGCTCGGCGTCAATGTCATGACCCTGCATTGGGAATCGACCTACGGCGAAGCCCGGGTCAAGGAAATCGAGGAAAAGGATTTCGCCGGCCAGATCGACATCGTTGCCCAGAACGTCAAGACCACCGACTTCGGCGATGCTGTCTTCAAGCCCTTCGTCATGAAGAAGATGAACGGCGTGCCGGTTGCCATCATCGGCCAGGCCTTCCCCTACACGCCGATCGCCAATCCGCGCTGGCAGACGCCGAACTGGAGCTTCGGCATCCAGGAAGACAATATGCAGAAGACCGTCGACGAAGCCCGCGCCGCTGGCGCGCAGGTCGTCGTCGTGCTCTCGCACAACGGCATGGACGTCGACCTCAAGATGGCCTCGCGCGTCAAAGGCATCGACGCCATCCTTGGCGGCCACACTCATGACGGCATGCCGGCGCCGGTCGTCGTCAAGAATGCCGGTGGCCAGACGCTGGTCACCAATGCCGGTTCCAACGGCAAATACCTCGGCGTGCTCGATTTCGACGTCAAGAACGGCAAGATCGCCGATTTCCGCTACAAGCTGCTGCCGGTCTTCGCCAACCTGCTGCCGGCTGACAAGGACATGCAGGCGCTGATCGACAAGGCCCGCGCCCCGTACCTCTCCAAGCTCAACGAAAAGCTGGCGGTCAGCGAGGGCCTGCTCTACCGCCGTGGCAACTTCAGCGGCACTTTCGACCAGGTCATCCTCGACGCGCTGATGAAGGTCAAGGACGCCGAAATCGCCTTCTCGCCTGGCTTCCGCTGGGGCACCTCGTTGCTGCCCGGGCAGCCGATCCTGATGGAACACGTGCTCGACCAGACGGCGATCACCTATCCATGGACGACGGTGACCAACATGAGCGGCGAGATGATCAAGACCGTGCTCGAAGACGTCTGCGACAACCTGTTCAATCCTGACCCGTACTACCAGCAGGGCGGCGACATGGTGCGCGTCGGCGGGCTGCAATGGACCTGCGATCCGACCGCCAAGATGGGCAACCGTATCCAGAACATGATGCTCAAGGGCAAGCTCATCGATCCGGCCAAAACCTACAAGGTGGCCGGTTGGGCTCCGGTGTCGGAAGAGGCCAAGAACGCTGGCGAACCGATCTGGGATGTCGTGGCCAAGTATCTGCGCGACATCAAGACCGTCAAACCGGTCAATCTCAACCTGCCGACGCTCAAGGCGGTGGCCAACAATCCGGGGATCGCGTGA